One window of Marinobacterium aestuarii genomic DNA carries:
- a CDS encoding TAXI family TRAP transporter solute-binding subunit yields MIKLKSAFTASVLAAGVMLAGAVQSVSAADPTYVTIGTGGQTGVYYVVGQSICRLVNRGADDHGIKCTAPSTGGSVANLNAIREGGQDMGVAQSDMQFHAYNGTDKFEEQGANPELRAVFSVHPEPFTVVARADSGIKVFDDLKGKRVNVGNPGSGQRGTMEVLMERKGWTLDDFKLASELKSSEQSQALCDNKVDAIIFTVGHPNGSIKEATTSCDALMVPVEGAEVDTLIGENDYYAKAIIPAGMYKGTDADTATFGVGATFVSSTKADPEVIYQVVKAVFDNFDRFKRLHPAFENLDPALMIKNNLSAPLHDGAVRYYKERGWM; encoded by the coding sequence ATGATAAAACTTAAATCCGCCTTTACCGCATCGGTACTGGCAGCTGGAGTCATGCTGGCAGGCGCTGTGCAGAGTGTATCTGCGGCCGATCCGACCTATGTGACTATTGGTACAGGTGGCCAGACCGGCGTCTATTATGTCGTGGGTCAGTCGATTTGCCGGCTGGTGAACCGCGGTGCCGATGATCATGGCATCAAGTGCACCGCGCCTTCTACCGGCGGCTCCGTCGCCAACCTGAATGCCATTCGTGAGGGTGGCCAGGACATGGGTGTGGCGCAGTCCGACATGCAGTTCCACGCCTATAACGGTACCGACAAGTTTGAAGAACAGGGTGCCAACCCCGAGCTGCGGGCAGTTTTTTCCGTACATCCCGAGCCCTTCACCGTGGTTGCCCGTGCAGACTCAGGCATCAAGGTGTTTGATGACCTCAAGGGCAAGCGTGTGAACGTCGGTAACCCGGGATCTGGTCAGCGCGGTACCATGGAAGTGCTGATGGAGCGCAAGGGCTGGACGCTGGACGATTTCAAACTCGCCTCCGAGCTCAAGTCTTCCGAGCAGTCCCAGGCGCTGTGTGATAACAAGGTTGATGCCATTATCTTCACCGTGGGTCACCCCAATGGTTCCATCAAGGAAGCCACGACCTCCTGCGATGCCCTGATGGTGCCGGTGGAAGGTGCTGAAGTGGATACGCTGATCGGTGAGAACGACTACTACGCCAAGGCAATTATTCCGGCGGGCATGTACAAGGGTACGGATGCAGATACGGCCACCTTTGGTGTGGGCGCGACCTTTGTATCCTCAACCAAGGCTGATCCGGAAGTAATTTACCAGGTGGTCAAGGCCGTGTTCGATAACTTCGATCGTTTCAAGCGTCTGCACCCGGCGTTCGAAAATCTGGACCCTGCGCTGATGATCAAGAACAACCTGTCTGCACCGCTGCATGACGGTGCGGTGCGGTACTACAAAGAACGTGGCTGGATGTAA
- a CDS encoding LysR family transcriptional regulator, whose product MELSRINLNLLTALHQLLRCRSVSQAARALFVTQPAMSRNLAQLRTLLGDPLLVRVGNQMQLTPRAEALSAQIAPLLLNIESLLMPDHFDPALFQGRFNIAITDYTSEHILPTLVEDLCRTAPGLQLHFHLWEPAMITDLREGRMDLAACILNEVPDDIHGRQVGEDSYSCLLRADHPLLANDGPDLDQYSQADHISISGGGDKNRALDNALAALGRLRRIRITVPFFHSALAFCASSDGILTLPSHMAENLRQRHDLALRPLPFEVERVRYSLIWHQRQQHDAAHRFVRERFYQALEKSSFSKPASSHKQK is encoded by the coding sequence ATGGAATTATCTCGCATCAACCTCAACCTGCTAACAGCACTGCATCAGCTGCTGCGCTGTCGCAGCGTCAGCCAGGCCGCGCGTGCCCTGTTCGTAACCCAGCCCGCCATGAGCCGCAACCTGGCTCAACTGCGCACCCTGCTGGGGGATCCACTGCTGGTGCGGGTCGGCAACCAGATGCAGCTAACCCCCAGGGCCGAAGCCCTGTCGGCGCAGATAGCGCCATTACTGCTGAACATTGAAAGCCTGCTGATGCCCGATCACTTCGATCCGGCGCTGTTTCAGGGCCGCTTCAATATCGCCATCACCGATTACACCAGCGAGCATATTCTGCCGACACTGGTCGAGGACCTGTGCCGTACCGCCCCCGGGCTGCAACTGCATTTCCACCTCTGGGAACCCGCCATGATCACTGACCTGCGCGAAGGCCGCATGGATCTGGCCGCCTGCATCCTGAATGAGGTACCCGACGATATTCACGGCCGCCAGGTCGGCGAAGACAGCTACAGCTGCCTGCTGCGTGCCGACCACCCGCTGCTGGCAAATGATGGGCCCGACCTGGATCAGTACAGCCAGGCAGACCATATCAGCATCAGCGGCGGTGGCGACAAGAACCGCGCCCTGGACAACGCCCTGGCGGCACTGGGCAGACTGAGACGGATCCGTATTACCGTACCCTTCTTTCACTCCGCGCTGGCCTTTTGCGCCAGCAGTGACGGCATTCTGACCCTGCCCAGCCACATGGCGGAAAACCTCAGGCAACGGCATGACCTGGCGCTGCGCCCGCTACCCTTTGAGGTCGAACGGGTGCGCTATTCGCTGATCTGGCATCAGCGCCAGCAGCATGACGCCGCCCACCGCTTCGTGCGCGAACGCTTCTATCAGGCACTGGAAAAATCGAGCTTTTCAAAGCCCGCCTCAAGTCATAAGCAGAAGTAA
- a CDS encoding LysE family transporter, with product MLEWLLFAGITLLGAMIPGANMAIVLRNTLGRGRRAGFFTAAGLATALLIHASLSLVGIATLISQSPGLYAGIRWLGSAYLLYMGVIYLLSSRKAENPDTAGTAASSQHSFLAGLMISLFNPKVLLFFMAMFSQVLQQDHGWPALMLYGLTPVSIELAWLSLVVMLLTRPAVQQALARARQRIEGAIGVTLMALGIKVGLG from the coding sequence ATGCTCGAATGGTTACTCTTTGCCGGCATCACCCTGCTGGGCGCCATGATTCCCGGGGCAAACATGGCCATAGTGCTGCGCAATACCCTGGGGCGCGGTCGCAGAGCGGGCTTTTTCACCGCAGCAGGCCTGGCCACCGCATTGCTGATCCACGCCTCCCTGTCCCTCGTCGGTATTGCTACCCTGATCAGCCAGTCACCGGGACTCTACGCCGGCATTCGCTGGCTCGGCAGCGCCTATCTGCTGTATATGGGTGTGATTTATCTGCTCAGCAGCCGCAAGGCCGAGAACCCCGACACAGCCGGTACAGCAGCGAGCAGCCAGCACAGCTTTCTCGCCGGCCTCATGATCAGCCTGTTCAATCCCAAGGTATTGCTGTTCTTTATGGCCATGTTTTCCCAGGTTCTGCAGCAGGACCATGGCTGGCCCGCCCTCATGCTCTACGGCCTGACCCCGGTCAGCATTGAACTGGCGTGGCTGAGCCTGGTTGTGATGCTGCTGACAAGACCCGCGGTACAGCAGGCACTGGCGCGCGCACGCCAGCGCATCGAAGGCGCGATAGGCGTGACATTGATGGCATTGGGAATCAAGGTTGGCCTGGGCTGA
- the tcdA gene encoding tRNA cyclic N6-threonylcarbamoyladenosine(37) synthase TcdA has protein sequence MSNEFENRFGGTRRLYGVDTVELYRRSHVCVVGIGGVGSWVAEGLARTAIGRITLIDLDDICVTNTNRQIHALSGNIGRSKVEAMAERVRAINPEAVVAEVEEFITTENVAELISGDFDYVVDAIDSLREKSALIAHCKRRKIPLITIGGAGGQVDPTRIDIADLSRTSQDPLAAKVRSWLRRHYGFSTSRKFGVDCVYSTEQLVYPQPDGTVCQQKTLAEGSTRLDCDGGFGASVCVTASFGFVAVSRVLKKLQEREARRVAALSDVSPL, from the coding sequence GTGTCGAACGAATTTGAAAACCGCTTTGGTGGCACTCGCAGACTCTACGGTGTTGATACGGTTGAGCTTTATCGCCGCAGCCATGTATGCGTGGTGGGTATTGGTGGCGTGGGCTCCTGGGTTGCCGAGGGGCTGGCGCGCACGGCCATAGGCCGGATTACCCTGATCGATCTGGATGATATCTGTGTCACCAACACCAACCGTCAGATCCATGCGCTGAGCGGCAATATCGGCCGTTCCAAGGTCGAGGCCATGGCCGAACGGGTGCGGGCGATCAACCCCGAGGCGGTGGTTGCAGAAGTTGAGGAGTTTATCACCACGGAAAATGTCGCCGAGCTGATCAGTGGTGACTTTGATTACGTGGTGGATGCCATCGACAGCCTGCGCGAAAAATCTGCCCTTATCGCGCACTGCAAGCGGCGCAAGATTCCGCTGATTACCATCGGCGGGGCTGGCGGCCAGGTGGACCCGACCCGCATCGACATCGCTGACCTGAGCCGCACCAGCCAGGATCCGCTGGCGGCCAAGGTGCGCTCCTGGCTGCGGCGTCATTATGGCTTCAGTACCTCTAGAAAATTTGGCGTTGATTGCGTCTATTCGACCGAGCAGCTGGTGTACCCGCAGCCCGATGGCACTGTCTGCCAGCAGAAGACCCTCGCAGAGGGCAGTACGCGGCTGGATTGTGACGGCGGCTTTGGCGCCTCCGTTTGCGTTACCGCCAGTTTTGGTTTTGTGGCGGTCTCGCGGGTGCTGAAAAAGCTGCAGGAGCGCGAAGCCCGTCGTGTGGCGGCGCTGTCTGATGTGAGCCCGCTCTAG
- the hda gene encoding DnaA regulatory inactivator Hda, with protein sequence MNNTAPFQLPLGVSLRDDARFENYLTGANGLARAMLQQAAEGEGELLLYLWGTPGVGCTHLLQATCHASEPARRTAVYLPLQELLHLGPGILDGMEHLDLVCIDNVQLVTGNKQWEEGLFHFFNRIRAQNNRLVVAASSAPRQLGIKLPDLASRLSWGMVFQLHALPDEDKERALQLRAQARGFQLSSEVVRYLIHHASRDMGDLFGLLDRLDQASLSAKRKITIPFIKQEMGW encoded by the coding sequence ATGAATAACACGGCTCCTTTCCAACTCCCGCTCGGCGTATCGCTGCGGGATGATGCGCGTTTTGAGAATTATCTGACCGGCGCCAACGGCCTGGCTCGCGCAATGTTGCAGCAGGCGGCCGAAGGTGAGGGTGAGCTGCTGCTCTACCTCTGGGGGACTCCAGGGGTTGGCTGTACCCATTTGTTGCAGGCCACCTGCCACGCCAGCGAGCCCGCACGCCGTACCGCGGTCTATCTGCCGCTGCAGGAGCTGCTGCACCTGGGCCCCGGCATTCTGGATGGCATGGAACATCTGGATCTGGTGTGCATCGACAATGTGCAGCTGGTGACGGGCAATAAGCAGTGGGAAGAAGGGCTGTTTCACTTCTTTAACCGCATCCGCGCACAGAACAACCGTCTGGTGGTGGCGGCCAGCAGTGCTCCGCGCCAGCTGGGTATCAAGCTGCCGGATCTGGCGTCGCGCCTGAGCTGGGGCATGGTGTTTCAGCTGCATGCGCTGCCGGATGAAGACAAGGAGCGCGCTCTGCAGCTGCGTGCCCAGGCCCGCGGCTTCCAGCTATCCAGTGAAGTGGTGCGCTACCTGATTCATCATGCCAGTCGCGATATGGGCGACCTGTTCGGCCTGCTCGATCGGCTGGATCAGGCATCCCTGAGTGCCAAGCGCAAGATCACCATTCCCTTTATCAAGCAGGAGATGGGCTGGTAG